Proteins encoded in a region of the Onychostoma macrolepis isolate SWU-2019 chromosome 20, ASM1243209v1, whole genome shotgun sequence genome:
- the map3k5 gene encoding mitogen-activated protein kinase kinase kinase 5: MNSDLEAISLSVPSLDQRLDMMGGSNGESSGSMNPGAGTFWQDPSICKSANPGVISLPSDSGTLLTTGKCKNRAVQVAYVRNSETSQPHSSENMALQCLKDACDIVGFKLDVVPFGKLDFGETSVLDHFYNADIAVVEMTDAFRQPSLFYHLGVRESFSMVNNIILYCDLNSDSLHSLQEVICQKNMTCAANYTFIAYMVTPQNKVYCCESSLMKGLSELMQPSFEALLGPICMPLLDRLTQLLTSCKTNTCQYFRETVLNEIRKARELYTGAELAAELRRIQQRLDNVECLSADVVINLLLSYRDIQDYESIVKLVETLEKLPTFDPVAHPHIKFHYAFALNRRNLPGDRQKALDTMLPLVNSDEQVASDIYCLVGRIYKDMFLDSHFTDTDSRDQGIHWFRKGFESEPTLHSGINYAVLLLAAGHQFDSSFELRKVGVKLSSLLGRKGSLDRLQSYWDVGFFLGASILACDNTRVIQASEKLFKIKAPIWYLRSLVETILIYKHFTKPTTEPQAPKQELVDFWMDFMVEATKKDVTSVRFPVLILEPTKVYQPSYLSINKDVEENTLSIWHVTPDDKSSGIHEWNFNATSVRGVSISKFDERSCFLYVVNNSEDFQIYFCTEMHCKRFCDLVNSLTEEAWKGSEENECESEALEYDYEYDEHGERMVLGKGTFGVVYAGRDLSNQVRLAIKEIPERDSRYSQPLHEEIALHKHLKHKNIVQYLGSISENGFIKIFMEQVPGGSLSALLRSKWGPLKNNEPTIGFYTKQILEGLKYLHDNQIVHRDIKGDNVLINTYSGVLKISDFGTSKRLAGINPCTETFTGTLQYMAPEIIDKGPRGYGKPADIWSLGCTIIEMATGKPPFYELGEPQAAMFKVGMFKIHPEIPDSMSTEAKAFILRCFEPDPDSRATANDLLTHEFLTVTSRKKRSKNSSFTALTPGTEYLRSISLPVPVVVEDTSSSSEYGSVSPDNELCTNPFNFKPSTKCYSEREVKGHRSLFLSIPVENFEDHSAPPSPEEKDSGFFMLRKDSERRATLHRILTEDREKIVHHLQEALTQGSEETKLKHQHIYTLVTSLGDFVRMVDRKIIARTLSQLKLELDFDSTAISQLQVALFGFQDAVNKVLHNHNIKPHWMFALDNIIRKAVQTAIIILVPELRPHFTLASDQEDIDDDTVPQGNAALKDIAPPVAHHDDTVATSGVSTLSSTVSHESQSAQRSISMQLGRMKLETKRLLEELIEKEREYQAIVQQVLEEREQEIKLLKCRSRPADVPAHFMSTSSSFDREGDQELLEWLKNHGADADSIERIIAEDYSLDDILHYVTRDDLKSLRLRGGVLCKLWNAITEHRKKPG; encoded by the exons ATGAATTCAGATCTGGAGGCCATTTCTCTTTCCGTACCCTCTCTTGACCAACGCTTAGACATGATGGGAGGGAGTAATGGAGAATCCAGTGGCAGCATGAATCCTGGTGCTGGGACCTTCTGGCAGGATCCCTCCATCTGTAAAAGCGCCAACCCTGGGGTGATCAGTTTGCCCTCGGACAGTGGGACCTTGTTGACCACGGGTAAATGTAAGAACCGAGCCGTACAAGTGGCCTACGTGAGGAACTCTGAGACGAGCCAACCTCACAGCTCGGAGAACATGGCTTTACAGTGTCTGAAGGATGCTTGTGACATAGTGGGATTTAAACTAGATGTAGTCCCCTTTGGGAAGCTGGACTTTGGTGAAACATCAGTTCTTGATCACTTTTACAATGCAG ATATTGCAGTGGTTGAAATGACAGATGCATTTCGGCAGCCCTCTCTCTTCTATCACTTGGGTGTGAGAGAGAGTTTCAGCATGGTCAACAACATCATTCTTTATTGTGATCTCAACTCAGACTCGCTGCACTCTCTTCAG GAGGTGATATGTCAGAAGAATATG ACATGTGCCGCTAACTACACATTCATTGCATACATGGTGACGCCTCAGAATAAGGTGTATTGCTGTGAGAGCAGTCTGATGAAGGGTTTGAGTGAACTGATGCAGCCCAGCTTTGAGGCCCTGCTGGGGCCCATCTGCATGCCACTGCTGGACAGACTCACTCAACTGCTCACCAGCTGCAAGACCAACACCTG CCAGTACTTCCGTGAGACGGTTCTGAATGAGATTCGTAAAGCGCGTGAGCTTTACACCGGAGCAGAGCTAGCGGCTGAACTCAGACGGATCCAGCAGCGGCTCGATAACGTAGAGTGTCTTTCAGCCGATGTCGTCATCAACCTCCTTCTGTCATACAGAGATATTCAG GATTATGAATCCATTGTGAAGTTAGTTGAAACACTGGAAAAGCTGCCGACCTTTGACCCAGTGGCTCATCCTCACATAAAGTTCCACTACGCCTTTGCCCTCAACAG GAGGAACCTACCAGGAGACAGACAGAAGGCTTTGGACACTATGTTGCCATTAGTGAACTCTGATGAGCAGGTGGCATCTGATATTTATTGTTTGGTAGGCAGAATCTATAAAGATATGTTCCTGGACTCTCATTTCACCGACACGGATAGCAGAGATCAAGGCATACACTG GTTTAGAAAAGGTTTTGAATCAGAGCCCACACTGCACTCTGGTATAAACTATGCAGTGCTGCTACTGGCTGCCGGACATCAGTTTGACTCCTCCTTTGAACTGCGTAAAGTAG GTGTGAAGTTGAGCAGTCTCTTGGGGAGGAAGGGCAGTTTGGATAGATTACAGAGTTACTGGGATGTGGGATTCTTTCTCGGGGCTAGTATTCTCGCCTGTGACAACACACGAGTCATCCAGGCCTCTGAGAAACTCTTCAAAATTAAAGCTCCCATTTG GTATCTACGCTCACTGGTTGAGACCATCCTCATCTATAAGCACTTTACAAAACcaaccactgagccacaggccCCTAAACAAGAGCTTGTGGACTTCTGGATGGACTTTATGGTGGAAGCCACCAAAAAGGATGTGACATCTGTCCGTTTTCCT GTATTGATATTGGAGCCCACTAAAGTGTACCAGCCATCTTACCTCTCAATCAACAAAGATGTGGAAGAGAACACACTATCCATCTGGCATGTGACCCCTGATGACAAA AGTAGTGGGATCCACGAGTGGAACTTCAATGCAACATCAGTACGAGGTGTGAG CATCTCCAAATTCGATGAGCGCAGCTGTTTTCTGTATGTGGTGAACAACTCAGAAGACTTCCAAATCTATTTTTGCACAGAGATGCACTGCAAAAG GTTCTGTGATCTGGTAAACTCTCTCACCGAGGAGGCCTGGAAAGGCTCAGAAGAGAATGAGTGTGAATCCGAGGCTTTAGAG TATGATTATGAATACGATGAGCACGGTGAGAGGATGGTTCTGGGTAAGGGTACATTTGGGGTAGTCTATGCCGGTCGTGACCTCAGTAACCAGGTGCGCTTAGCCATCAAAGAGATTCCTGAACGGGACAGTAG ATATTCACAGCCTCTGCATGAAGAAATCGCCCTGCATAAACACCTCAAGCACAAGAACATCGTGCAGTACCTAGGCTCCATCAGCGAAAATGGCTTTATCAAGATCTTCATGGAGCAGGTGCCTGGAG GCAGTCTATCAGCATTGCTCAGGTCAAAGTGGGGTCCTCTAAAAAACAATGAACCAACTATCGGTTTCTACACCAAACAGATACTGGAGGGTCTCAAATACCTGCATGACAACCAGATAGTTCACAGAGACATTAAG GGGGATAATGTCCTGATAAACACCTACAGTGGAGTTTTGAAAATCTCTGATTTTGGAACATCCAAACGTCTGGCCGGAATAAACCCCTGCACTGAAACCTTTACTG GTACGTTACAGTACATGGCCCCTGAAATCATAGATAAAGGGCCGCGTGGGTACGGCAAGCCAGCAGACATCTGGTCTCTGGGCTGCACCATTATAGAAATGGCTACTGGGAAACCACCCTTTTATGAGCTGGGGGAACCGCAAGCAGCAATGTTCAAG GTTGGGATGTTTAAAATCCATCCGGAGATTCCTGACTCTATGTCCACTGAAGCTAAAGCATTTATCCTGCGCTGTTTCGAGCCTGATCCAGACAGCCGAGCCACGGCCAACGATCTGCTCACCCACGAATTCCTCACTGTTACATCGCGCAAAAAACGATCAAAGAACAGCAGTttcacag CTCTTACGCCAGGAACTG AGTATCTGCGTAGCATATCTCTTCCCGTTCCCGTTGTGGTCGAAGAcaccagcagcagcagtgaATACGGATCTGTCTCGCCTGACAATGAGCTCTGCACAAACCCCTTCAACTTCAAACCCAGCACCAAGTGCTACAGCGAGagagaggtcaaaggtcatcgCTCCCTCTTCCTGAG TATTCCTGTGGAGAACTTTGAAGACCACAGCGCACCACCTTCCCCAGAAGAGAAGGACTCTGGTTTCTTCATGCTGAGGAAAGACAGTGAAAGGAGAGCGACTTTACACCGAATCCTGACTGAGGACAGAGAGAAAATAGTGCATCATCTGCAAGAAGCGCTTACACAG GGGTCTGAGGAGACCAAACTGAAACATCAGCATATCTACACACTGGTTACAAGTCTGGGAGATTTTGTGAGGATGGTGGACAGAAAAATAATTGCCAGAACCCTCTCTCAGCTCAAACTAGAGCTTGACTTTGACAGCACAGCGATCAGCCAACTCCAGGTGGCGCTCTTCGGCTTCCAGGATGCG GTAAATAAAGTCCTGCATAACCACAACATAAAGCCGCACTGGATGTTTGCCCTGGATAACATCATTCGAAAGGCTGTGCAGACTGCCATCATCATATTAGTACCTG AATTGCGGCCACACTTCACCCTGGCGTCTGATCAAGAGGACATTGATGACGACACAGTTCCTCAGGGGAACGCTGCCCTTAAGGATATAGCGCCGCCTGTCGCTCATCATGACGACACTGTGGCCACATCTGGAGTGAGCACGCTCAGTTCAACAGTTTCCCACGAGTCTCAGAGCGCTCAGCGATCAATCAGCATGCAGCTGGGTCGCATGAAGCTGGAAACCAAGAG GCTGTTGGAGGAATTAatagagaaggagagagagtaTCAGGCCATAGTACAGCAAGTGCTGGAGGAGAGAGAACAAGAGATCAAACTATTGAAGTGTCGATCCAGGCCTGCCG ATGTTCCTGCACACTTCATGAGCACAAGTAGTTCATTTGACCGAGAGGGAGACCAGGAACTTCTGGAATGGCTTAAAAACCATGGGGCAGATGCAGATTCCATAGAGAGG ATTATAGCTGAAGATTACAGTCTTGATGACATCCTTCATTATGTCACAAGAGATGACTTGAAGAGTTTGAGATTACG AGGTGGAGTCCTGTGTAAACTCTGGAACGCTATCACCGAGCACAGAAAGAAGCCAGGCTGA